A genomic region of Anaerolineales bacterium contains the following coding sequences:
- a CDS encoding NeuD/PglB/VioB family sugar acetyltransferase, translating to MADAHLIRVPLINPNETEARLVNLAVSNGAEVAKGDVLATLETTKSTFELLAEAQGFVAGLQARQGQMLAAGQVFLYIAPSPDWQPPAASPATAESGALPDGLRITQPALQLAQQHNIPLASLPIGPIVTEALISKLAAQQAGARAITVPEAAKLPNAVIVYGGGGHGKAVIDLLRAAGGYTLAGVIDDSRQPGELVLDAAVIAGEAALAPLHAAGCRLALNAVGGIGAMSSRIAVFERLEAAGFELPSLIHPSAVVEPSAQLAAGVHVFPHAYIGSDARIGQGAIINTGAIVSHDCELAEYTNLSPGSILAGNVRVGRGTLVGMGVTVNLGVRIGSLARIGNGATVKDDVPDGGVVRAGAVWPS from the coding sequence ATGGCTGATGCCCATCTCATCCGGGTTCCCCTGATCAACCCCAACGAAACCGAAGCGCGGCTGGTGAACCTGGCCGTGAGCAACGGCGCTGAGGTTGCCAAAGGCGATGTACTCGCCACCCTCGAAACCACCAAATCCACCTTCGAGCTGCTCGCCGAGGCGCAAGGCTTTGTGGCCGGCTTGCAAGCCCGCCAGGGCCAGATGCTGGCCGCTGGGCAAGTCTTCCTGTACATCGCCCCCAGCCCCGATTGGCAGCCGCCTGCCGCCAGCCCGGCCACCGCAGAAAGCGGCGCACTGCCCGATGGCCTGCGCATTACCCAGCCCGCTTTGCAATTAGCCCAGCAACACAACATCCCGCTGGCGAGCCTGCCCATCGGCCCAATCGTTACAGAAGCGTTGATTTCGAAGCTGGCGGCCCAACAAGCCGGCGCCCGCGCCATCACCGTCCCGGAGGCGGCCAAGCTGCCCAACGCGGTCATCGTATACGGCGGCGGCGGCCACGGCAAAGCAGTGATCGACCTCTTGCGCGCCGCGGGTGGCTACACACTGGCCGGCGTGATCGACGACAGCCGCCAGCCGGGCGAGCTAGTGTTGGATGCCGCCGTTATCGCTGGCGAGGCAGCCCTGGCGCCACTGCACGCCGCCGGCTGCCGCCTGGCGCTGAATGCGGTGGGCGGCATCGGCGCAATGAGCAGCCGCATCGCCGTATTTGAGCGCCTCGAGGCGGCCGGCTTTGAGCTGCCCAGCCTGATCCATCCTAGCGCCGTGGTGGAGCCCAGTGCGCAACTGGCCGCCGGGGTACACGTCTTTCCGCACGCGTACATCGGCTCGGACGCGCGTATCGGTCAAGGCGCCATCATCAATACCGGCGCCATCGTTTCGCACGATTGTGAGCTAGCCGAATACACCAATCTTTCGCCTGGCAGCATTCTGGCCGGCAACGTGCGCGTGGGCCGCGGCACGCTGGTGGGCATGGGCGTTACCGTCAATCTGGGCGTGCGCATCGGCAGCCTGGCGCGCATCGGCAACGGCGCCACGGTGAAAGATGACGTGCCGGATGGCGGCGTGGTGCGTGCCGGCGCGGTGTGGCCCAGCTAG